The segment AAATGTACCACAGaccaaaaacaacaaagacagcCAATCCCATCCAACTGCTTTCTAATGAATGTCTGTTTTAGTATTTTTGCATGAAGTTTATTTACTGAAAGCAAAATCCATCCTTAGAAAAAAGAAACTTGGCTATAAGAAAATGCCCTGCAAATATGACAACAAGAAATTGTAGATGAccatacaactatttgaaatgACGACATCTTTCTATTGGCACACTGAAACAAAACAGCCTACAATTTAGTATGTTAGTATTTACTATTGCTATCGGAACAACACTCTAAAGGAAAACAACGTTTGGCATTTACTCTAGTGTTTTGACTCTACAGGGTTTCTCAGAGTAACCCGGCTAACATCGAGTCCTTCACATTTAACACGATGGgcatttccttattgctaaaatCACGAGGCTCTTTCAGTTTCAAGTTTACACAGTGCATTCAGTTGGAACATGACATACACGTTAATCTCAACGctgatatattaaaaataaataagattgttaaaaatatttgcattttgtcATATGAACTTACAGCAAAGAGAAAACAGATGCGATTAGGCACAGCATTCACCAAAATCGCTTGTTCCCATTTCAGCccaatttaacaaataaaaacaaatcacacGTACAGATGTTGTAGCCTCCGCGGTTGATAAGTAGCCGTAAAGGCTTAAGCAACTAAATTGGCATTGCTGATTTAAAGTTTCCTATGTAGGTACTGGAAAGAAAAAGTGCATAGAAAAACGTCTTCCACCGACAGTTtcaagtgttttaattttagggAAACGTACGACCGTCGCATGTAATCTGATGCTTGAGGCGTTAACATGGCTTTAGTCAGGAGAACTCACTACAGCTacgtttattttttgcattcgACGACCAAAATGCATCCGAGGTGTCCTCAGAACTGAATTCTCCCGTCaacaaaagcaaaatgaaaaagtggcAAGCTGAGACTCCTTGATGTTTGATTAGGAGGGGGGCTTGTGTTGGGATATGTTCAAATGCTGTATATCAGAGGCATGCTGCTATTATTGGGCATGCACTCGCGTGAACATTCCACTCACATCCATGCGTCTAACACAGAAACGAACCCGgatcaagaaataaaaaaataaataatcgaAAACCCCCGAAAGAAAACCCATCCCCTCCTGGAGCGCAGCCTGATGGCACCAGTAACCCAGCTATATTAATTTGTGATTGGATCAATGTGTggtatagacagacagatggacaaaCACACCAACGGACACACAGTTAAAGTGAGCTTGGCAGAGGTTTCTGTCTTTTGGCAAACTGGCGCTTGCTTCCAGTGGGTCAGAATCAGGGTATGGCGTGGCGGCAGGGTTTAGATGCCCTGTGCCATGATGCCCATCACACTACTTTGGGGGGTCTCAAGTGTTCGTGAGCGGGACCCCTTTTGGTGACGAGCAGGCTTGCGGCTCACTTCTGGTTGGTGTACGTGGGCTGGCTGGAGGCAAAATATGTGGACTCGGAGGTGTTGACGGTGGAACTGGGCTGGATCAAAATAGGGATACTTGAGCctacaagtaaataaaaaacaacgtGGAAAGAATTAGCAGAGGAGCAGCAGGTATCCAATagattattttacacaatatgtATACACTGCCAATGAACAAGATACGATAGTTATGCAAGCAGTTATCCACAGATTGGCCGAATATCAGGCAATTCGGTCTACCGCTATTACTAGAAAATGAAGTAATAGCTGAATTTGCTTCTGTTTTGAATGAACGTATCAGACTTTGAGGATTAGAGCTACATGCAGGTTTATCACACATGTTGTATCACATGAATAAACACTAGGCCTCTGTTCTTTATAGTGAAGCATGTAGAGTTAGATGTTGATCTGAACATAGCTGTACCCTGAGGAACATACCTCCCTTTCCTGATGCAGCTCTTCCAAATCACCGTCCCACTAACAGAGACGTCCATGTGCAGCAcggaataaaataaaagaggctttcttaataatattatattcataACATTTCAACATACCTGGAAAAGTGCTAAAAACTAGCATTTTTAAAGAGGTTATGACGACGGTAACACATGTAAAGTGAAATGGGGTTGATAAGACAAAGCATGTTTAGACATGTGAGGTGAGAAGAGGAGATTGTTGAGCAGATGGTTTTGGTGACATTGTGTGAGGTGGCTCGTGTTTATTACATCTAGATCAATGAGATTCACCCGCTCTGACAGCTCATGCTGACACTACCATCCCAAAAGAAATCCCATTTACCTGCTTCATGCCTGCAATCGCTGTCTTTCTACATCCTCCGACCCTCAGGTGACTTTACCAACAACTATAGGAATTATGGGTGGGTGTTCCCATAACTGTAAAACTTCAACAGTAAAATGTTGCATTATATAGCTATCACGCAATTCACAAGTCTTTTTACAAGCACTACAGCAAATGCTTGCAAAAAGAGAAGGAAACCACTGACTGTACTGaaatactgaaaactgttctaTGTGGCTTAATCCAGCATTTTATATCTCAACATATATTGATAATCAATTTGATATCAATAATTTCCCTTCCGTGTCGTTTGGCTAAATTGCTAAACTGAAAGCAGAGAAGAAATGCCTTCACGGTCTTCAACAAAATCAATAGAAGGTTCAATGTACCAGGTGGGAAAGGCGTGGCCTTACAACATGCAAAACATGGACATCCAAAGCATGCACATGCAAAGCAAAGTTCATGGACAGGCACAGTAATGCAAACATAACTCAAGTTGTTTTAGGGTCTCTATGTATGTGCTTTGGGTTTCAGGTCATTGCATGAAGCTCCTATATAAGGAATAACATACTAACACTTTAGAATAGGGATGAGTATCGTTGAGATAttaacggtactcttatcgAAACTTCTTATCGGCCCAGTAGTTTAACGGTTTTCTTATCGGTGCTtttggatataaaaaaaaaataagaccacatTTTTTGAATTTGGTGGGTTGGTTCATCATAGCTGCccgcaatatttttttgtcctaTGTATGCAAGTAAAGTGACGGATTATCAAGCTCTCAATGTTATCAAATGGATTTATATAGAAACGTGTAGAAAATGTCTTGTGTCacataatttaattcaattgaaATTAGACACAAGAACGCGCATGTCTCATCTGTTTTGGAAGATGTGCGCATGGAGACTTGCAGTGCGGAGACACGAGTCCAGGCAGGAGGATTACTCTGCTTGAGTGAGACAAGCCATGCATGTTTGTGATGTCATAACAGCTTATCCATTTGGTTTTGGGGACGCACTGTTTTGGTAACGCGAAACGGAGACGGACACGAGTTTCAAAAGCATTCAAACACAGGCGAGCGCTCATGAAATTTAAATAGCTTATCTGTTTAGTTTGAGAGAAGCCACGTTTGGGCCGACGCGCAGCAGTGCCGCGTGTTTCTCCGAGTTCCGAATGCAGAACCGATGCTCCGGTCTTTCATAATTTAGCCCCGGGGTTCTTTCAGTACCCATCCCTTCTTAAGacttgaagggacagttcaccccaaaaataaaaatgtggctttttaattatttacccTCATGGTCCAATAGAGGatagtttgaaaaatgtctctggttttgtgtccatacaatggaagtcaatggaggctaATGTAGTTTGGttgacaacatttctcaaaatatcttcttttctgcactagaaagtcatacaggtttagaatgacatgagttGAGTAATGAAGAAAGTATTTAcaattttgtgtgaagtatccctttaagttagtGAGAGGTGGTTTATGCAATGTGGTCATACAATGTTTAACTTTTAGAAAGATTTTAGACAACCACATCCTATGACTGAAACTCAAAGCCTCTGTCATATACAAAGACCACACAGTGTGCAACAATCCAAAGGTTAGTGAAaatgacaaacacaaatgtgGGGGGGGGTTATTAGTGTATTGACATCAGGAACAGGTTCTGACGGCTCGTGCTGTTCAGAAATAGTTAATGTAAAAGTCTTACAAGTCATTTTGAATCCGGTAAAATTTCACTGGAGATTTCTGGACCAGGGCTAGATATAGGCTGGACAATAATTATCGTTTCACCTGTCGAGTAAAGGGAAACCATTATTATGTTACAGCTCACATAAAGATTCAACGGTAATGACCTATTTCCCCACTTTCGATCTTGAGCTGGTCAACTGGAAAcccaaaacaaaatgaaaggcCGGTTCATTTCTTTCCAAGGGCAACTTTAATCCTTTTAAATTCACCTTACACTCacaaatagtattttaaatatttatatctgACTGATATAAAAGCCTCTTCAGATAAATGTGCGAGGTCAGTCAACATCTGAATCACCTGACACTTCAGTATTAAAAGGTCAAGACAAACTGCACACATCTTCAACGTAATTCAAACACTTGATCAGAACAGAATACAGCTCTCtagacattttaatataaaatgtacagcAGCGTTTGAAGGTGATGGGTGACCCCTGAGTTTTCAATTTCAAGTTTAAATGCACCATCTTCCCTCAGATCAAGAGAAACATCCTTAATGGCTTTTTCACGACCCTCATATTTAAGGACTCCACAACACGAAGGAAGCAAATATCATCTATCAGAACTGTATCAATCATACTTGAACAAACTGCGAAAGGAATGTGAGCGGCACAGCAAGTACAAAATGCTAAGGTGGCCTGTCAGGGAGATGCTGTTTGGTTTAGGCCAAagaattacattaaaataatagcttattttattattgtatgaAAACCGCATTTCTTGTTTAAAGCATTTCAGAATACCCTAAAAATGCAAGTTATAACAGACATCAAGTATATGATTTAATATCTACTTGACCTGCGCTTTACACCAATGAACTACTAGTTGGGTCAAGACTCACCTCCTCCATCCTGCTCTGCTTTGATCTGTGCCTCCAGGTCTTCTGGGTCCACATACTGGTAGTTCTCATCATCCTCTGGTGGTTTGCACTTTCCACAGCAGAAACAACAgcagcaacaacagcagcagcacgAGAAGACTGCGCAGCACATGACCATAGCCTGTCGCAGAGACACAGACGTCCGATTAGTGATGGTACTCTCAgaaagacacataaaaatacAGGCAGCTTATGCGGTGACGATGGGGCAAGTTTGCGTGGTACTGCCGGTATCTACCATCTAAGCTAAACAGTTAAAATCTCAATTCATCCTCCCATCATCCAGGGATTGATTCCAAAAACAATGCACATCAACTTTTAATTATAACCTTGTAGATCAAAACAAGCTGCTGCTTTTTACTCCCGCTCCGCCGCTGTGCCTTTGGCATTAAGCCTTTTCGGGAAAATGGTCCCTGGTAGATCAAAGACCACATTATCTTAAGTAAATTCAAATGGCAGTGTCTCAAAGAGAACAAAGCTTGCTAATTCACCGAGACATGAGAACTGAAAGCAAGGGTCTTTATGTTTCCATCGAAACTGCAAGTAAATGGATGCATCACAATGGAAACTTGCACACTGCTGAATTTACAGTAAAGAAGACAGTAATGGCCTACTGGTATAGGGAACAATAAATCCTGACAGAAGCAAAACCTCCTGACGTTGAACACTCTCTCACCTTGAACCAACACTTGGACATGAGGAAGTAATATTTGACGCTCTCCTCTCCAAACTGCTCGGACACGTAGAGGCCCATTGAACCGTATTCATCGTAGATCTTGCGCTTGGTCTCGTCGGCGAGGATGGAATTagcattgtttatttctttaaacttttctgCAGCTTCAGGGTTTTCAGGATTTTTGTCCGGGTGGTATTTTAGAGCCAGTTTTCTGTGGACCAAGCATATTTGATATTCAGATTAAATgcttcaatatttttttggtcAATTGGTCCAAAGCATCGTACACTGGTTATTTGACATGTCCTCATTGCTTGTCCACAAAAAGGGGCAAGTGATGTGTACCAGCCGGGTTTCATTTACCTGTACGATTTTTTTATATCGTCCCCTGAAGCCCCTTTCTCCAGTCCCAACACCTTGTATAAACTCTCCCCTGCAGTGGACATCTTCCTCTGGGGCTTGTCAGAGGGCTGCTTGGCGTCTGCCATGTCTTTATGCTGAAATACAGGAAAGACAGATAAATACAATTATGCATAAAAAAATGGCATTTCATGTATTTCTGTTACTCAAAGTACACAGCACATTGTTGACACAAAAAGGAGGGTTGGGCGATGTCTACCAATTTGGCTTCGGACGATGTCTACAGTAAAACATTGCGTTGGACGAAGACATTGGGGAGGGCACGCGTTATAAAGTAACAAGCGCCTtttctatactgtatatacgcGAGCTGCGCAGATATTAAGTCATATGTGTCTTCTCAATATCCGTGCAGCTCACACATGTATGAAGTTGCACGCAAAATGCGTCTTTCCTTGTGGCTGCACGGATAAAAAGTCATGCGTGTCTTATAACATGCGCTAGCTGCGCAGATATTAAGTCACACGCATTTTCTCCATCACAATGCCGGCTCAGCCTTCGGCGATGCAAGCACAATCCACTTTAACACGCTGTGTGGACACAAGGTGTAGAGAAGACAGATCTCATGTTTGTGTTGAAACAACAGTTGTGGGTTTCGAGTGTTTGTGACATCATTCTGGAGGAAataattgaacatttaaaatagcTTCATGTCTGATACTTTCCTTGTGCGCACTTCGGATCTTCTCATAGCACGCAATTGAGttttcttgtgcatcatcttgcacttaaatgtttaaattggcAAGGCTTGAATGAGTTTAGTTTAAAGATCAACAtgtacagttcaggtctcacCTGCACTCACATGCTCACAACACCCGGGCGAAAGCATAAATTAATGGTAATATAACAGCATATGTAATTGATTTGATGTTGGTATTAAATGTATATCATCGACAAACATACAATAGCTGAACTTTGTCAGTCAGTTTTacgcattataatttttaacaaatcatattttaaatgcgACGTCAGATTTATGATGAGCCCTAGTCCAAGCGCGTGCCGAGCCGCTGGTGGAGAACCGTGCAGTTCAATCTTTTACCGAGAACCATTACACCCCTACTGCTGAACCATATCAGCACTTTTTTCATTTCTAGTATTGTATTTATCCATCTTAAGCTTGAAGTGGCTACAACGCACATTTCGTTTTTTAATGTCTTGAACACTGAAACCTTTAAGTGCACAAGTGCACGTTTCCCTATTCTTTTCTTCCAAAGGAATTTTACAAGATTCTTCATTAAAGACCATTAGGCCATGAACAACTGGCTCAGAGATGATCATCACACTACAAACTTTGATGTGAATCAAGTAATTGACTCAAAAACCCACCAGTACTGTATTGTACATAAAGAAAGCTAACAACCTTTAAGCTCATGGTAGATCTGATATCAAAATCCCTGAAAAAAAGCATCGGAACCTACTGGCACAGCAAATGATTTAACAAGCTTGAAAAATACTTGATTAAACATCACTCAGGCaaagttaaaaacattcatCAGATGTTTCGGAGCCAGAATCACATCTTCATCACggaacataaaaaaactaatagGCAAACAATCGCGCAGCTCTGTTATCTTCAGATGAGCCTCTAGTCATCAACTAGAAGATTATTTTAGGCTTAACTCAACCGTCAATGCAAGTCAGATGAATCTAACCCACCAAGATTTCAGAATGCTTGAAAGTGCATCTTCGACACTCGGCTGTGAAATATTTGCTTATTTGATTAGTGATAGTAAGAGCATCTTTTATAATAttctataaatgtatacattaggGATGTGCGAGACAAATGGACTAGCCGTTTTAACGGTAAGCTCCTACTAATGGACACTGAAAACAACAGTCgattacaagaaaaaaatcatttcaatatttggttaaaaactttttgaataacaaactaaaacaatatgtttgaagaaataattattaatagtcTTTAAAAGTGTATcaggaaagaaatgttttaactttAGGTCAGATCTAGCATGCGTTTCCTTTGTGCCAATTGCGGCACGCTCAGAAATGACCACTTGAAAGGCGAGTTGTGGGGGGGTTTTCAAGGAAGAAAATGGGTAGGTTTTACGCCATATCAAAGTggcataataataatttcacatatataaatgcattattCATTCACTTTTACTTATATTGAATTTAACCATTTgagtctgaaaaaataaaaggagaaaataaaatggATTTTGTATAGGCTACATATTTTAAGACAGGTACAGACAagccaaagcaaacaaatgctTATTGCGTCACTTCTTGCAGCTGCTAAAATGATCCAGTCAGGGTTGGAGCATCAGCAAATGCAGAAGTGTAAATGATAATGACGCCAGAAAGGTGGAACACATATGCCTGTTTTAAGTATTGGAAATGAACAGTTTGATTAATAGCCTACATTCTTCAGTCTTTAAAATGGATTACATAGGCCCTTCGCAAAGTTTTTGGACTGCCTTCTGGGCCATTCTTAGTTTTAGACACCTCGACTACGTTGTTACAGATCTTTCATTTAAACGACTGTCAAATTAGTCGTAGCACACATCCCTAgtatgcattttgcagatgcttttatccaaagcgattcaCAAGCATTACAAGCTATACACTGCCCCAATATGTGCAAATCGGTGCGCATCGAACCCATTACCTTTTGTGCTGCCTCTGCTACAACAGTGCTCAATTATTTGAGCTACAAGTAtccattcaatttatttttctggTCAATTTACACCAGAGCATTTCTACTGTTCAAAAGTCTTCAGAATGCAAAAACACAGTGGCATTTAGAGAGACTTATTTCTAAAGGGGTACGAACTCTTTAATACAAATGAGCCACCAGTGATGAATAGCTTCATATTAAGCAAATACATCATTGCACAAAGGTCAAAGTAAAGGTACGTTGAGAGATAACTTCTCTAATGGAATGTATATGATGTCTCGAGGGCATATTTGTGAATGACCTTGAAACCAGGTTTAGCAGTAAATTATTACCTCCCCTCTCAATGACCAGGTCAACATGTGATCTAATTGATTTCTTACTAGTGAAAGGTAGACCGATTAAATAATAGATAACATGTAGATAAATGCCATTCAGACAAAATAATCAATGACTCATcaacaacaaacaataaaactacGAAAGCAAAGAaaccaataaaacacacatgaaccCAGAAGCTTTAATCCAGCGACTAGaaaatacttttcttttgaaatatgACTGATATAATTTGcttaaatgattttacaacATGTTTACATAATAGTAAATAGTTCTGTTTCCTGGTAAACAACATATAGAGCGATTCCTCCAGTTAAAGGGAGCATGCAAGtgtttttcatgcattctgacttcttaacaatgttaaacgAGTTGGACctatgatgtagtatttctgtgcttgatacagtACCCCAGCACTCCATCTTGTTTCGTAGAGCttttataagtctggatccctgtcTCTTATACGTTATCATCCCCTATTTTCTGTACAATagtcttttatttatatatgcacatttttttcacgtACCAACCGCCAAGCaagacccgcttaccatcaagattggctgcgctgcgtcaagattggctaTGCTGTGGGCCTGGAGCTCGTTACTCGAGCGATggtgaagtttaggtgtgtctgtttgttcatgGTATTTCAGTGATGCATGTTATAAAAACAGTGCACATAACGTTGGATatgcagatcgtttgaaacgGATAGATGGAGAAGCTCTTAAAGATGCCGAACATAAACCGCATgtggtaagtgaaactaagtcatatatCTGTGTTTTATTGGCAATCGGCacgtacgtgcataatgtaaacaacaggaATTTATAATGAATCAATAGTTAAGCAGGGATAATGCAATGATGTAGGCTATTGTGTCCTCATGATTTAGTGCCCCCCCCGCACACCCCCAGGAGCTcgtatttttcaggaaataatcatacagctgtgttcatctttcataaatgtgatcaaaccaaatactcttcgaagatacaaagtctgcaatactactctataggtaaaGTTACTCAAAAcgaatatgagattggcagaaagtGCGTGTGAAATGGCagttttaataaatcaaaaacaaCTGCCTCTCCCATTCGCACCACGCAAACACACCTTGAGTCCTGTGACGTCACGCGCCCATTGATAAggcttatttttaataatgagcTACAGGTATTATCACAGTCATCATATTCATGCCACTTGTTGGCTGTTATAACAGAGCCGTGACCTTGTAAACCCATAATCCACTTCTAATCCAGTACAGATTACTCTCCCTTCAGATTCTGCCttttctttcactctctctgttCAACCACGACCCGATTGGTTTGACCTGAACAAAAACCCACTCGAATCTATTTGTAAAGCTCaattaaaacaatacaggaGTTTATTCATCTCCATACTAGATTGTTGATAAATCTGGACAAATACAAAAGAAAGCAATCAAAGCATGTAACGTTACTCGTTTGGCTAATTCACACATAGAGAAAAAACAAGTGTCAACCTAAGCAAGCCcgaaaaaaaatatcaaacatatTTACTTTTGTAACAGTCACATTAAAAGATTCCGACTCTTTACTGTCGGGTTTATAGCTTCGTTATGCATTGCCAACTACTTCTGTCGATGAAGTAAACGGCTGACTATGCAGTTAGCTTTAGCATGCTAAACCACGACCGCGTATCTCTAacgatttgattttaaaatgtaaatacagacGATCAAAACTCACCTTGAACTACGTGCTAATGCGAAAACGTGAACTGTGGCTGAATCATAAACGATTCAGCCGAGCAATGTCTTTAGATAGTCTCTGCACAGCTCCTCATTGCTATCGCCGCATGCCCACCCTTCAAACCGTAGAGTGTTCCGAGGACGGGGTCGAGTGTTAAGAGTCGACTCTTTTGAATCGATAACAAGATTGACTCCTGTAAATGCGTAGAATGCGAGGGGGCACGATTGAATCGTTGAAGTCAAATCATAAACGGAGTCGACTCCTTGTTTGATGTATTAACGCCACTGAATGCTAATGGGCGTGATCGATGCTTTGACTTTGAACTATGCAAACTATGGGCTACATTTTTTAGCCGTGTAAGTTACCATGGAGACGAGACCCTCTCAAATTCAATCCACCTTCTTTGGCCCGAAAAGAGTATGATATTGCTCAAACTAGACGCAAACTTCCCTGGGTAAAAACTGAATCCGGCTTCGTGAGACAGGCCACTGATTCAATTTGAAACGTTTGTTTGGGAAGCTGTTGAGTTTTCTTGCGTAATAAGGAGTCGATGCTTTGTAACGTCATGTATTCTAACCCGACCCAGCGCGGCCCAACAGCCGAACAGGTTTTTTCGGCGCGGGCTGATGTTACACGACCCTTTGAGAAACGTGCGTGATAATCAGAATGAGACGAGATTTATTGGCaagtgtgcttgcacacacaaggCATTTTCTTTGATGTTGGAAGCTTGACATTCAACACAAcgacaatacaatataatacgatttacagtctaaaatattcaaaaatatgcatttataaaataaaagaatattgTA is part of the Triplophysa dalaica isolate WHDGS20190420 chromosome 13, ASM1584641v1, whole genome shotgun sequence genome and harbors:
- the dnajc5ga gene encoding dnaJ (Hsp40) homolog, subfamily C, member 5 gamma a isoform X1, producing the protein MADAKQPSDKPQRKMSTAGESLYKVLGLEKGASGDDIKKSYRKLALKYHPDKNPENPEAAEKFKEINNANSILADETKRKIYDEYGSMGLYVSEQFGEESVKYYFLMSKCWFKAMVMCCAVFSCCCCCCCCCFCCGKCKPPEDDENYQYVDPEDLEAQIKAEQDGGGSSIPILIQPSSTVNTSESTYFASSQPTYTNQK
- the dnajc5ga gene encoding dnaJ (Hsp40) homolog, subfamily C, member 5 gamma a isoform X3 — encoded protein: MADAKQPSDKPQRKMSTAGESLYKVLGLEKGASGDDIKKSYRKLALKYHPDKNPENPEAAEKFKEINNANSILADETKRKIYDEYGSMGLYVSEQFGEESVKYYFLMSKCWFKAMVMCCAVFSCCCCCCCCCFCCGKCKPPEDDENYQYVDPEDLEAQIKAEQDGGVGR
- the dnajc5ga gene encoding dnaJ (Hsp40) homolog, subfamily C, member 5 gamma a isoform X2 produces the protein MADAKQPSDKPQRKMSTAGESLYKVLGLEKGASGDDIKKSYRKLALKYHPDKNPENPEAAEKFKEINNANSILADETKRKIYDEYGSMGLYVSEQFGEESVKYYFLMSKCWFKAMVMCCAVFSCCCCCCCCCFCCGKCKPPEDDENYQYVDPEDLEAQIKAEQDGGGETIIIVQPISSPGPEISSEILPDSK